The following coding sequences lie in one Agrobacterium vitis genomic window:
- a CDS encoding ABC transporter substrate-binding protein, with the protein MKMKNIFAAAALTIAGTTSAFAADPVTLTFYHTRLAFMQPILEGFKKAHPEIIIKEQAPAENYSAGDQSVIRGMMTGSTPDVYLASYSSIPSLVGVMKDRGETSSLDPLLDKEGKDWQAANYAPAILDLAKVDGQQYAMPFTASLPLLYVNKDLVEKAGGNVDQFPTTWDGVIDLAAKISKLGNGVSGIGFSVGGLSDDWYWQMMVMSAGDQMLDAKATGIGYDNKAGLEALRITQDLAVKTGMSVYADPKPAQQQFFAGKIGIVVESPSDLVAYETAIGDRFTMRTVRFPLIDAKKGGLPAGGNALMVFSKDAAKRAAAWEFVKYMTSASVQAEVSKTSGYMPVNVQAAKALEGFYAEHPNFQTVFKSMNAAMPWFAYPKNTADGVWKGVAPVLDQLQRGKITPEAAMPKIREHVAAVMAAK; encoded by the coding sequence ATGAAAATGAAAAACATCTTCGCGGCTGCGGCCCTGACCATCGCCGGTACCACATCGGCTTTCGCCGCTGATCCCGTCACGCTGACCTTCTATCACACACGGCTTGCATTTATGCAGCCTATTCTGGAGGGTTTCAAGAAGGCACATCCTGAGATCATCATCAAAGAGCAGGCACCAGCCGAAAACTACAGCGCTGGTGACCAAAGCGTCATTCGTGGAATGATGACGGGCTCGACGCCGGATGTCTATCTCGCGTCTTACTCCTCCATTCCTAGCCTTGTGGGCGTGATGAAGGATCGGGGCGAGACAAGCTCGCTCGATCCGCTGCTGGATAAGGAAGGGAAGGACTGGCAGGCGGCCAATTATGCGCCGGCCATTCTCGACCTCGCAAAAGTCGATGGTCAACAGTATGCGATGCCATTTACGGCCTCCCTGCCGCTTCTCTACGTCAACAAGGATTTGGTCGAAAAGGCTGGTGGCAATGTCGATCAGTTCCCGACCACGTGGGATGGCGTCATTGATCTGGCTGCCAAGATCAGCAAGCTTGGCAATGGTGTTTCGGGCATCGGTTTCTCCGTCGGTGGATTGAGCGATGACTGGTACTGGCAGATGATGGTAATGAGCGCTGGCGACCAGATGCTTGATGCCAAGGCCACCGGCATTGGTTATGATAACAAGGCGGGGCTGGAAGCACTGCGCATCACCCAGGATCTGGCGGTCAAGACGGGCATGTCCGTTTATGCCGACCCCAAGCCTGCGCAGCAGCAGTTCTTTGCCGGGAAGATTGGCATCGTCGTGGAGTCGCCGTCCGATCTCGTGGCTTACGAGACCGCCATCGGCGACCGCTTCACCATGCGCACCGTCCGCTTCCCGCTGATCGACGCCAAGAAGGGCGGCCTGCCGGCTGGCGGTAATGCCCTGATGGTGTTTTCCAAGGATGCCGCCAAGCGCGCTGCCGCCTGGGAGTTCGTCAAATACATGACCAGCGCCTCGGTTCAGGCTGAAGTCTCAAAGACAAGCGGTTACATGCCGGTCAACGTCCAGGCTGCCAAGGCGCTCGAGGGTTTTTATGCAGAGCATCCAAACTTCCAGACGGTCTTCAAGTCGATGAATGCCGCCATGCCGTGGTTTGCCTATCCGAAGAATACGGCGGATGGCGTGTGGAAGGGCGTTGCTCCGGTTCTGGACCAATTGCAGCGGGGCAAGATCACGCCCGAGGCTGCCATGCCGAAAATTCGTGAGCATGTCGCGGCTGTGATGGCGGCGAAATAA
- a CDS encoding carbohydrate ABC transporter permease: MVRSLLRAVMSHAVLLGGAFLMVYPFFWMWRASTQAPGEIFGSLNDAPPILTSITDNYTRALFESPLPRFMLNGVIMTGGILLFQILTTVTCAYALAKFRFRGQHLLFAIVLISLSVPAQATALPIFMVLAKFGLLDTYAGVMLPYLTSGFAIFMFYQFIRSFPDEILLAARLDGMSEIEIVVRIILPAMKPAIAAFAIFSITFHWNDLYWPMIVIRSIDLSPPTLGLLFFRSQEGGDSFGPLMACATLITGPLILLFLAAQRGFVQGVTMTGVK, from the coding sequence ATGGTTCGCTCTTTGCTTCGTGCCGTGATGTCGCATGCCGTTCTGCTCGGCGGTGCCTTTCTGATGGTCTATCCGTTTTTCTGGATGTGGCGGGCGTCAACGCAGGCCCCGGGGGAGATATTCGGCAGCCTCAATGATGCGCCGCCGATCCTGACATCGATAACGGACAACTATACGCGAGCGCTGTTCGAGTCTCCATTGCCACGGTTTATGCTCAACGGCGTCATCATGACCGGCGGTATCCTGCTGTTCCAGATCCTGACGACGGTCACCTGTGCCTATGCGCTTGCGAAGTTCAGGTTTCGTGGTCAGCACCTTCTTTTCGCGATTGTTCTGATCAGCCTCTCCGTTCCCGCCCAGGCAACCGCCCTGCCGATCTTCATGGTGCTCGCCAAGTTCGGGCTTCTGGATACCTATGCGGGCGTGATGCTGCCCTACCTGACCTCGGGTTTTGCGATCTTCATGTTCTATCAGTTCATTCGCTCGTTCCCCGACGAGATTCTTCTGGCTGCACGGCTGGACGGGATGAGCGAGATCGAAATCGTCGTTCGCATCATTCTGCCAGCGATGAAACCCGCCATTGCCGCATTCGCGATCTTCTCGATCACCTTTCATTGGAACGATCTCTATTGGCCAATGATCGTGATCAGATCCATCGATCTGTCACCACCGACGCTCGGCCTCCTGTTTTTCCGGAGCCAGGAAGGCGGAGACAGCTTCGGGCCTTTAATGGCCTGCGCGACCCTGATCACCGGACCGCTGATCCTGTTGTTCCTCGCTGCACAGCGCGGATTCGTTCAGGGCGTTACGATGACCGGCGTCAAGTGA
- a CDS encoding carbohydrate ABC transporter permease, whose protein sequence is MTSLSNLHSQSSAVSSKRFSYAAMAHLFAAPVFFLLIATVVAPIFVVVLISLTDYRLGRLSLNFVGLGNYYKMINDPFFWAALRNSALYTAIVVPVSVFGALCVAVLLNGRRRSRRFYEIVYFLPVTSTLTAMSIVWSYLLNGHIGPLASLLEALGLPPLDFFADGTLALIGLAIIGIWHLFGFNLILFLAGLTVISSELNEASALDGMDGFWDRLRYLTWPLLAPTTIIVVVLSCIQSFQVFDTVAVLTNGGPYGATEMLLHKINTDTFTGLKAGYGSALTVVYLLLIGTFSIVHVGLSNRRAHF, encoded by the coding sequence ATGACGTCTCTGTCTAATCTGCACTCCCAATCGTCTGCGGTCTCATCAAAGCGCTTCAGTTATGCCGCCATGGCGCATCTCTTTGCGGCTCCGGTCTTCTTTCTGCTGATCGCAACGGTGGTTGCGCCGATCTTCGTCGTGGTCCTGATCAGCTTGACCGATTATCGACTCGGTCGGCTCAGCCTGAATTTCGTCGGCCTTGGCAACTATTACAAAATGATCAATGACCCATTCTTCTGGGCCGCCTTGCGCAACAGCGCACTCTATACGGCAATTGTCGTACCCGTATCGGTGTTCGGTGCGCTGTGTGTTGCCGTGCTGCTCAACGGTCGCCGCCGCTCGCGGCGTTTCTACGAAATCGTCTACTTTCTGCCCGTCACGTCCACACTGACGGCCATGTCCATTGTCTGGAGCTACCTGCTCAATGGCCATATCGGGCCCCTGGCCAGCCTGCTGGAAGCTCTGGGCTTGCCACCCCTCGATTTTTTTGCCGATGGAACGCTTGCGCTGATCGGCCTTGCCATCATCGGCATCTGGCATCTCTTCGGCTTCAATCTCATCCTTTTTCTGGCGGGGCTCACGGTTATTTCAAGCGAGCTGAACGAGGCGTCTGCCCTTGATGGCATGGACGGCTTTTGGGACCGTCTTCGTTACCTGACCTGGCCGCTGTTGGCCCCGACGACGATCATCGTTGTCGTTTTGAGCTGCATACAGTCGTTCCAGGTCTTCGACACGGTAGCGGTTCTGACCAATGGTGGCCCCTATGGCGCAACTGAAATGCTGCTGCACAAGATCAACACGGATACGTTCACAGGCCTGAAAGCAGGTTATGGCAGCGCGCTAACTGTCGTGTATCTCCTGTTGATCGGCACATTTTCGATCGTCCATGTCGGCTTGAGCAACAGAAGGGCGCATTTCTGA
- a CDS encoding ABC transporter ATP-binding protein, producing MVGHSIDIVDLEKRFERVQVLKRINLHIREGEFLTLLGPSGCGKSTLLRLLAGFEPSTDGHIMIEGRDVSSLPPKRRGIAMVFQNYALYPHMTVRANLAMPLEMARLSFSQRLPGASLLSSRVRSIRNDIETDIIRTARQLGLETLMDRKPSQLSGGQRQRVAVGRAMVRQPGVFLMDEPLSNLDAKLRQQLRDEIVDLHRRTGITFVYVTHDQTEAMTMSDRIAVMEGGEIRQCGAPAEIYDQPNYLSVARFVGTTAINEMPVTVSKGVVSINGRALQLTLPGIADGSYQLAIRPERLHPTEDGNGDFSLRVEQVEFAGNDVGIRCDGTEIGAGTVRVQLRPESFARLATGRKIGERIALRIASDAPLIFDQSGRRVPMSLPLAAPVEEACYDVSV from the coding sequence ATGGTCGGTCATTCCATTGATATCGTTGACCTGGAAAAGCGCTTTGAGCGCGTGCAGGTTCTAAAGCGCATCAACCTTCACATCCGTGAGGGTGAATTCCTGACGCTGCTCGGGCCATCCGGGTGTGGAAAATCGACACTGTTGCGGCTGCTGGCTGGTTTTGAACCTTCCACAGACGGGCATATCATGATCGAAGGACGTGACGTGTCCTCACTGCCGCCGAAGCGACGCGGCATTGCCATGGTTTTCCAGAATTATGCGCTCTATCCGCATATGACGGTCCGTGCGAACCTGGCCATGCCGCTCGAAATGGCGCGGTTGTCGTTCAGCCAGCGCCTGCCGGGGGCCTCGCTTCTGTCATCAAGGGTGCGCAGCATCCGCAACGATATCGAGACGGATATCATCCGGACAGCAAGACAACTTGGCCTCGAAACGTTGATGGATCGCAAGCCTTCACAGCTGTCCGGCGGCCAAAGACAGCGTGTAGCGGTCGGTCGCGCAATGGTCCGGCAACCTGGCGTCTTTCTGATGGACGAGCCACTTTCGAACCTCGATGCGAAGCTGCGCCAGCAGTTACGTGATGAGATCGTGGACCTGCACCGCCGGACTGGCATCACATTCGTTTACGTCACCCACGACCAGACCGAGGCCATGACGATGTCAGATCGGATCGCCGTGATGGAAGGTGGAGAGATCAGGCAGTGTGGAGCACCGGCAGAGATCTACGACCAGCCGAACTATCTTTCCGTCGCACGGTTTGTCGGCACAACGGCGATCAACGAAATGCCGGTGACGGTCAGCAAGGGGGTGGTTTCAATCAATGGACGGGCATTGCAGCTGACATTGCCGGGCATCGCGGATGGTTCATACCAATTGGCGATCCGGCCGGAACGACTGCATCCGACTGAAGATGGAAATGGGGATTTTTCGCTTCGGGTGGAACAGGTGGAGTTCGCGGGCAACGATGTCGGCATCCGGTGCGACGGCACTGAGATCGGTGCTGGTACTGTGCGCGTGCAACTGCGGCCAGAGAGCTTTGCCCGATTGGCGACGGGCCGCAAGATAGGTGAAAGGATTGCGCTGCGGATCGCCTCAGATGCCCCACTCATCTTTGATCAAAGCGGTCGTCGTGTTCCAATGTCGCTTCCTTTGGCAGCTCCGGTGGAGGAGGCATGTTATGACGTCTCTGTCTAA